One window from the genome of Oryctolagus cuniculus chromosome 1, mOryCun1.1, whole genome shotgun sequence encodes:
- the NAALADL1 gene encoding aminopeptidase NAALADL1, giving the protein MLWAKGLGLAVGAVALLGLGLILGHFAIPKGANSQAPSTSGSQDLDLEMLATVVGQMEASRIRENLRELSREPHMATGPRDETLVQLLLQRWRDPESGLDAAATNEHEVLLSFPSSEQPNLIRVVSSTGDVLHTYHPREENVTGEQAGPDVVQPFAAYAPPGTPQGPLVFANQGTEQDFERLRAEGVALEGTIALTRYGGAGRGAKAVNGARHGVIGLLVYTDPADINDGRSLPNETFPYSWGLPPSGVERGSYFEYFGDPLTPYLPAKPSSFRLDLANASGFPPIPSQPIGFQDAKDLLCNLGGPVAPQSWQGALGCEYRLGPGFRSGGSFPADSQVNVSIYNRLELRNSSNVLGIIRGAVEPDRYILYGNHRDSWVHGAVDPSSGTAVLLEVSRVLGTLLKKGTWRPRRSIVFGSWGSEEFGLIGSTEFTEEFFSKLQERTVAYINVDISVFANATLRVQGTPPIQSVVFSATREVQAPGLGDLSVYDNWVRYFNRSSPVYGVVPRLGTLGAGSDYAPFVHFLGISSMDIAYTYDQTKTSARIYPTYHTAFDTFDYVEKFLDPGFSSHRAVAQTVGNVLLRLSDSLFLPLNVTDYGDTLRSFLQAAQSNLGAPLEQQGISLGPLTTAVEQFEAAAAALDQRISTARQGSPDPLQVRMLNDQLMLLERSFLNPRAFPEERYYSHVLWAPRTGSIVTFPGLANSFSRASGTEPGSEAWAEVQRQLSIVVAALEGAAAALRPVADL; this is encoded by the exons ATGCTCTGGGccaaggggctggggctggcggtgGGGGCCGTggccctcctggggctggggctcatcCTGGGCCACTTTGCCATCCCCAAAGGGGCCAACTCCCAAGCCCCCAGCACCTCAGGCTCCCAGGACCTGGACCTGGAGATGCTTGCGACCGTCGTGGGGCAGATGGAGGCCAGCAGGATCCGGGAGAACCTGCG GGAGCTGTCCCGGGAGCCGCACATGGCCACGGGCCCCCGGGACGAGACCCTGGTGCAGCTGCTGTTGCAGCGCTGGCGGGACCCGGAGTCAGGCCTGGACGCGGCCGCGACCAACGAGCACGAGGTCCTGCTGTCCTTCCCCAGCTCGGAGCAGCCCAACCTCATCCGCGTCG TGAGCTCCACTGGCGATGTCCTGCACACCTATCACCCGCGGGAGGAGAACGTGACCGGAGAGCAGGCGGGGCCGGACGTGGTGCAGCCCTTCGCCGCCTACGCTCCGCCCGGAACCCCCCAG GGCCCCCTCGTCTTCGCCAACCAGGGCACTGAACAGGACTTCGAGAGGCTGCGGGCTGAGGGCGTCGCACTCGAGGGCACCATCGCCCTAACTCGCTACGGGGGTGCGGGCCGCGGGGCCAAG GCTGTGAACGGCGCCAGGCACGGGGTGATCGGGCTGCTGGTGTACACGGATCCTGCCGACATCAACGATGGGCGGAGCTTGCCAAACGAGACCTTCCCCTACTCCTGGGGCCTGCCTCCCTCGGGGGTGGAGCGAGGCTCCTACTTTGAGTATTTTGGGGACCCCCTGACTCCCTACCTTCCAGCCAAACCCTCTTCCTTCCGCTTGGACCTTGCCAATGCCTCCGGGTTCCCCCCCATTCCTTCACAGCCCATTGGTTTCCAGGACGCCAAAGACCTGCTCTG cAACCTCGGCGGACCCGTGGCCCCCCAGTCCTGGCAGGGAGCTCTGGGCTGCGAGTACAGGTTGGGGCCTGGCTTCCGGTCTGGTGGGAGCTTCCCGGCCGACAG CCAGGTGAACGTGAGCATCTACAACCGCCTGGAGCTGAGGAACTCCTCCAACGTCCTGGGGATCATCCGCGGGGCCGTGGAGCCTG ATCGCTACATCCTGTATGGGAACCACCGGGACAGCTGGGTCCACGGGGCCGTGGACCCCAGCAGTGGCACCGCCGTCCTCCTCGAGGTCTCCCGTGTCCTGGGGACCCTACTGAAGAAAG gcACCTGGCGCCCCCGCCGGTCCATCGTGTTtgggagctggggctcagaggaGTTCGGGCTCATTGGCTCCACAGAATTCACAGAG GAGTTCTTCAGCAAACTGCAGGAGCGCACGGTGGCCTACATCAACGTGGACATCTCGGTGTTCG CCAACGCTACCCTCCGGGTGCAGGGCACGCCCCCTATCCAGAGTGTCGTGTTTTCTGCAACCAGAGAG gtccaagcgcCAGGCCTCGGGGACCTCAGCGTCTATGACAACTGGGTCCGGTACTTCAACCGCAGCAGCCCGGTGTACGGCGTGGTCCCCAG GCTGGgcaccctgggtgctggcagcGACTACGCACCCTTCGTTCACTTCCTGGGCATCTCCTCCATGGACATCGCCTACACCTACGACCAG ACCAAGACCTCAGCCCGGATCTACCCCACCTACCACACAGCCTTTGACACCTTCGACTACGTGGAGAAGTTCCTGGACCCCG GCTTCAGCAGCCACCGGGCTGTGGCGCAGACGGTGGGCAACGTGCTACTGCGGCTCAGCGAcagcctcttcctgcctctgAACGTCACGGACTACGGCGACACCCTGCGCAGCTTCCTGCAGGCTGCCCAGAGCAACCTCGGGGCCCCGCTGGAGCAGCAGGGCATCAGCCTGG GGCCCCTGACGACCGCGGTGGAGCAGTTCGAGGCGGCAGCTGCAGCCCTGGACCAGCGGATCTCGACGGCGCGGCAGGGCAGCCCCGA ccccctgcaggTCCGGATGCTCAATGACCAGCTGATGCTCCTGGAGCGAAGCTTCCTGAACCCCAGAGCCTTCCCAGAGGAGCGCTACTACAG CCACGTGCTCTGGGCACCCCGCACCGGCTCCATAGTCACATTCCCGGGCCTGGCCAACAGCTTCTCCAGGGCCAGCGGCACGGAGCCTGGATCTGAAGCTTGGGCCGAAGTGCAGAGGCAGCTCAGCATCGTGGTGGCGGCGCTGGAGGGTGCGGCTGCCGCCCTGCGGCCCGTGGCCGACCTCTGA
- the SAC3D1 gene encoding SAC3 domain-containing protein 1: MPACELPLGTCPDMCPAAERAQRERERRLHRLEVARGCGGDPPRADPRRTVKEYSRPAAGKPPPPPSQLRPPSVLLATVRYLAGEVAESEDASRAEVASFVADRLRAVRLDLAQQGAGDAEQAVVLETALATLLAVVARLGPDSPRGPADPVLLQVQVQEGFGSLRRCYARAAVPHARQATFQGLFLLYNLGSVEALREVLQLPAALRACPALRTALEVDAAFREGNTARLFRLLRTLPYLQSCAVQGHVGRARREALSRLARALSTPKGQALPLEFMVHLLALDGPEEARGLCEAHGLPVDGRDRVVFLRAGYAEKGPPPAGACHLLVTSKLRGRTIEEVVMAEEEDDGVDRLRCPA, from the exons ATGCCCGCCTGCGAGCTGCCGCTGGGTACGTGCCCGGACATGTGCCCGGCCGCCGAGCGCGCCCAGCGCGAAAGGGAGCGCCGCCTGCACCGCTTGGAAGTGGCGCGGGGGTGCGGCGGGGACCCGCCCCGCGCCGACCCGCGGCGCACGGTGAAGGAGTACAGCCGGCCGGCCGCGGGcaagcccccgcccccgccgagcCAGCTGCGCCCGCCCTCCGTGCTGCTGGCCACCGTGCGCTACCTGGCCGGCGAGGTGGCCGAGAGTGAGGACGCCTCGCGCGCCGAGGTGGCCAGCTTCGTGGCGGACCGCTTGCGCGCCGTGCGCCTGGACCTGGCGCAGCAGGGCGCCGGCGACGCCGAGCAGGCGGTGGTGCTGGAGACGGCGCTGGCCACGCTGCTGGCCGTGGTGGCGCGGCTCGGGCCGGACTCGCCGCGCGGGCCCGCGGACCCggtgctgctgcaggtgcaggtgcaggagggctTCGGCTCTCTGCGGCGCTGCTACGCGCGGGCCGCAGTGCCGCACGCGCGCCAGGCCACCTTCCAGGGCCTCTTCCTGCTCTACAACCTGG GCTCCGTGGAGGCACTACGGGAGGTTCTGCAGCTGCCCGCCGCCCTGCGTGCTTGCCCAGCCCTGCGCACGGCCTTGGAGGTTGACGCCGCCTTCCGTGAGGGCAACACCGCGCGCCTGTTCCGCCTGCTCCGGACCCTGCCGTACCTGCAGAGCTGCGCCGTGCAGGGCCACGTGGGCCGAGCCCGCCGCGAAGCCCTGTCCCGACTGGCTCGCGCCCTGAGCACCCCTAAGGGGCAGGCCTTGCCGCTGGAGTTCATGGTGCACCTACTGGCTCTGGACGGACCCGAGGAAGCACGGGGTCTGTGCGAAGCCCACGGGCTGCCCGTGGACGGACGGGACCGGGTGGTGTTCCTGAGGGCCGGCTACGCAGAGAAAGGGCCGCCCCCGGCCGGCGCCTGCCACCTGTTGGTGACCAGCAAGCTTCGGGGACGCACGATAGAGGAGGTGGTCATggcggaggaggaggacgacGGTGTGGACAGACTGAGATGCCCGGCCTGA
- the SNX15 gene encoding sorting nexin-15 isoform X6: MSRQAKDDFLRHYTVSDPRTHPKGYTEYKVTAQFISKKDPEDVKEVVVWKRYSDFRKLHGDLAYTHRNLFRRLEEFPAFPPAQVFGRFEASVIEERRKGAEDLLRFTVHIPALNNSPQLKEFFRGGEVARPCEASRDLHILPPPLIPTPPPDEPRLPQPLPAERRGLEESEVPDPAPSSPAQEALDLLFSCGSPQETSGTPTRGPLTEADLALFDPFSKEGAGCSPTSAGELAATEAEATQPQEPWEPGGQQGEDPQGKPVPAYVSQATELIAQALRDEKAGAYPAALQGYRDGVHILLQGVPGDPSPARQEGVKRKAAEYLKRAEEILHLHLTQLPP, encoded by the exons ATGTCTCGCCAGGCGAAGGATGACTTCCTGCGGCACTACACAGTCTCCGACCCCAGGACCCACCCCAAGGGCTACACCGAGTACAAAGTAACAGCGCAG ttcatctCAAAGAAGGACCCTGAGGATGTGAAGGAG GTGGTCGTCTGGAAGCGGTACAGCGACTTCCGCAAGCTGCACGGAGACCTGGCCTACACCCACCGCAACCTCTTCCGCCGTCTCGAGGAGTTCCCCGCCTTCCCCCCGGCCCAGGTGTTTG GCCGCTTCGAAGCCTCGGTCATCGAGGAGCGGCGGAAGGGGGCGGAGGACCTGCTTCGGTTCACAGTGCACATCCCTGCGCTCAACAACAGCCCCCAGCTCAAGGAGTTCTTCCGG GGTGGCGAGGTGGCACGGCCCTGTGAGGCGTCCAGGGACCTGCACATCCTGCCTCCGCCACTgatccccaccccgccccctgaCGAGCCCCGGCTGCCCCAGCCGCTCCCCGCCGAGAGGAGGGGCCTCGAGGAGTCGGAAGTGCCAG ACCCTGCGCCGTCCAGCCCCGCCCAGGAGGCCCTGGATCTCCTCTTCAGCTGTGGCAGCCCCCAGGAGACGTCGGGGACCCCCACCCGGGGCCCACTCACCGAGGCCGACCTCGCCCTCTTCGACCCCTTCTCCAAGGAAG GTGCAGGCTGCAGCCCCACCAGCGCAGGCGAGCTGGCAGCGACCGAGGCGGAGGCCACGCAGCCGCAGgaaccctgggagccaggagggcagcagggggaggaCCCGCAGGGAAAGCCCGTACCCGCCTACGTGAGCCAGGCCACGGAACTCATCGCCCAGGCCCTGCGGGACGAGAAGGCGGGCGCCTACCCGGCCGCGCTGCAGGGCTATCGGGACGGCGTGCACATCCTGCTGCAGGGGGTGCCTG GTGACCCATCCCCTGCCCGCCAGGAAGGTGTGAAGAGGAAGGCGGCTGAGTACCTGAAGCGGGCGGAGGAgatcctgcacctgcacctgacccagctcccgcCCTGA
- the SNX15 gene encoding sorting nexin-15 isoform X3 produces MGKRGRGEERGRGDRRVGPAQVPWRAQARPSWVLGSPGVWGRRTHPIRSLLPHLRISQLLAEPPGEDSEAALQPLRQHPSICVPGTLRGHCTCPVSHKPLHFPFISKKDPEDVKEVVVWKRYSDFRKLHGDLAYTHRNLFRRLEEFPAFPPAQVFGRFEASVIEERRKGAEDLLRFTVHIPALNNSPQLKEFFRGGEVARPCEASRDLHILPPPLIPTPPPDEPRLPQPLPAERRGLEESEVPDPAPSSPAQEALDLLFSCGSPQETSGTPTRGPLTEADLALFDPFSKEGAGCSPTSAGELAATEAEATQPQEPWEPGGQQGEDPQGKPVPAYVSQATELIAQALRDEKAGAYPAALQGYRDGVHILLQGVPGDPSPARQEGVKRKAAEYLKRAEEILHLHLTQLPP; encoded by the exons atggggaagagggggagaggagaggaaagggggagaggagacCGGAGAGTCGGCCCTGCCCAGGTACCCTGGAGAGCGCAAGCCAGGCCTAGCTGGGTCCTCGGGAGCCCTGGTGTGTGGGGGCGGAGGACACACCCCATCCGCAGCCTCCTGCCACACCTCCGGATATCCCAGCTCCTTGCAGAGCCGCCAGGGGAGGACTCGGAGGCTGCCTTGCAGCCGCTGCGACAGCATCCATCCATCTGCGTCCCAGGAACACTCCGGGGGCATTGCACCTGCCCCGTCTCCCACAAGCCTCTCCACTTCCCG ttcatctCAAAGAAGGACCCTGAGGATGTGAAGGAG GTGGTCGTCTGGAAGCGGTACAGCGACTTCCGCAAGCTGCACGGAGACCTGGCCTACACCCACCGCAACCTCTTCCGCCGTCTCGAGGAGTTCCCCGCCTTCCCCCCGGCCCAGGTGTTTG GCCGCTTCGAAGCCTCGGTCATCGAGGAGCGGCGGAAGGGGGCGGAGGACCTGCTTCGGTTCACAGTGCACATCCCTGCGCTCAACAACAGCCCCCAGCTCAAGGAGTTCTTCCGG GGTGGCGAGGTGGCACGGCCCTGTGAGGCGTCCAGGGACCTGCACATCCTGCCTCCGCCACTgatccccaccccgccccctgaCGAGCCCCGGCTGCCCCAGCCGCTCCCCGCCGAGAGGAGGGGCCTCGAGGAGTCGGAAGTGCCAG ACCCTGCGCCGTCCAGCCCCGCCCAGGAGGCCCTGGATCTCCTCTTCAGCTGTGGCAGCCCCCAGGAGACGTCGGGGACCCCCACCCGGGGCCCACTCACCGAGGCCGACCTCGCCCTCTTCGACCCCTTCTCCAAGGAAG GTGCAGGCTGCAGCCCCACCAGCGCAGGCGAGCTGGCAGCGACCGAGGCGGAGGCCACGCAGCCGCAGgaaccctgggagccaggagggcagcagggggaggaCCCGCAGGGAAAGCCCGTACCCGCCTACGTGAGCCAGGCCACGGAACTCATCGCCCAGGCCCTGCGGGACGAGAAGGCGGGCGCCTACCCGGCCGCGCTGCAGGGCTATCGGGACGGCGTGCACATCCTGCTGCAGGGGGTGCCTG GTGACCCATCCCCTGCCCGCCAGGAAGGTGTGAAGAGGAAGGCGGCTGAGTACCTGAAGCGGGCGGAGGAgatcctgcacctgcacctgacccagctcccgcCCTGA
- the SNX15 gene encoding sorting nexin-15 isoform X2, whose product MGKRGRGEERGRGDRRVGPAQVPWRAQARPSWVLGSPGVWGRRTHPIRSLLPHLRISQLLAEPPGEDSEAALQPLRQHPSICVPGTLRGHCTCPVSHKPLHFPFISKKDPEDVKEVVVWKRYSDFRKLHGDLAYTHRNLFRRLEEFPAFPPAQVFGRFEASVIEERRKGAEDLLRFTVHIPALNNSPQLKEFFRGGEVARPCEASRDLHILPPPLIPTPPPDEPRLPQPLPAERRGLEESEVPADPAPSSPAQEALDLLFSCGSPQETSGTPTRGPLTEADLALFDPFSKEGAGCSPTSAGELAATEAEATQPQEPWEPGGQQGEDPQGKPVPAYVSQATELIAQALRDEKAGAYPAALQGYRDGVHILLQGVPGDPSPARQEGVKRKAAEYLKRAEEILHLHLTQLPP is encoded by the exons atggggaagagggggagaggagaggaaagggggagaggagacCGGAGAGTCGGCCCTGCCCAGGTACCCTGGAGAGCGCAAGCCAGGCCTAGCTGGGTCCTCGGGAGCCCTGGTGTGTGGGGGCGGAGGACACACCCCATCCGCAGCCTCCTGCCACACCTCCGGATATCCCAGCTCCTTGCAGAGCCGCCAGGGGAGGACTCGGAGGCTGCCTTGCAGCCGCTGCGACAGCATCCATCCATCTGCGTCCCAGGAACACTCCGGGGGCATTGCACCTGCCCCGTCTCCCACAAGCCTCTCCACTTCCCG ttcatctCAAAGAAGGACCCTGAGGATGTGAAGGAG GTGGTCGTCTGGAAGCGGTACAGCGACTTCCGCAAGCTGCACGGAGACCTGGCCTACACCCACCGCAACCTCTTCCGCCGTCTCGAGGAGTTCCCCGCCTTCCCCCCGGCCCAGGTGTTTG GCCGCTTCGAAGCCTCGGTCATCGAGGAGCGGCGGAAGGGGGCGGAGGACCTGCTTCGGTTCACAGTGCACATCCCTGCGCTCAACAACAGCCCCCAGCTCAAGGAGTTCTTCCGG GGTGGCGAGGTGGCACGGCCCTGTGAGGCGTCCAGGGACCTGCACATCCTGCCTCCGCCACTgatccccaccccgccccctgaCGAGCCCCGGCTGCCCCAGCCGCTCCCCGCCGAGAGGAGGGGCCTCGAGGAGTCGGAAGTGCCAG CAGACCCTGCGCCGTCCAGCCCCGCCCAGGAGGCCCTGGATCTCCTCTTCAGCTGTGGCAGCCCCCAGGAGACGTCGGGGACCCCCACCCGGGGCCCACTCACCGAGGCCGACCTCGCCCTCTTCGACCCCTTCTCCAAGGAAG GTGCAGGCTGCAGCCCCACCAGCGCAGGCGAGCTGGCAGCGACCGAGGCGGAGGCCACGCAGCCGCAGgaaccctgggagccaggagggcagcagggggaggaCCCGCAGGGAAAGCCCGTACCCGCCTACGTGAGCCAGGCCACGGAACTCATCGCCCAGGCCCTGCGGGACGAGAAGGCGGGCGCCTACCCGGCCGCGCTGCAGGGCTATCGGGACGGCGTGCACATCCTGCTGCAGGGGGTGCCTG GTGACCCATCCCCTGCCCGCCAGGAAGGTGTGAAGAGGAAGGCGGCTGAGTACCTGAAGCGGGCGGAGGAgatcctgcacctgcacctgacccagctcccgcCCTGA
- the SNX15 gene encoding sorting nexin-15 isoform X1 has product MGKRGRGEERGRGDRRVGPAQVPWRAQARPSWVLGSPGVWGRRTHPIRSLLPHLRISQLLAEPPGEDSEAALQPLRQHPSICVPGTLRGHCTCPVSHKPLHFPFISKKDPEDVKEVVVWKRYSDFRKLHGDLAYTHRNLFRRLEEFPAFPPAQVFGRFEASVIEERRKGAEDLLRFTVHIPALNNSPQLKEFFRGGEVARPCEASRDLHILPPPLIPTPPPDEPRLPQPLPAERRGLEESEVPASPSVKWAQTLEGLGEGRLPGRAGPQLSAAVPVPRGLCSADPAPSSPAQEALDLLFSCGSPQETSGTPTRGPLTEADLALFDPFSKEGAGCSPTSAGELAATEAEATQPQEPWEPGGQQGEDPQGKPVPAYVSQATELIAQALRDEKAGAYPAALQGYRDGVHILLQGVPGDPSPARQEGVKRKAAEYLKRAEEILHLHLTQLPP; this is encoded by the exons atggggaagagggggagaggagaggaaagggggagaggagacCGGAGAGTCGGCCCTGCCCAGGTACCCTGGAGAGCGCAAGCCAGGCCTAGCTGGGTCCTCGGGAGCCCTGGTGTGTGGGGGCGGAGGACACACCCCATCCGCAGCCTCCTGCCACACCTCCGGATATCCCAGCTCCTTGCAGAGCCGCCAGGGGAGGACTCGGAGGCTGCCTTGCAGCCGCTGCGACAGCATCCATCCATCTGCGTCCCAGGAACACTCCGGGGGCATTGCACCTGCCCCGTCTCCCACAAGCCTCTCCACTTCCCG ttcatctCAAAGAAGGACCCTGAGGATGTGAAGGAG GTGGTCGTCTGGAAGCGGTACAGCGACTTCCGCAAGCTGCACGGAGACCTGGCCTACACCCACCGCAACCTCTTCCGCCGTCTCGAGGAGTTCCCCGCCTTCCCCCCGGCCCAGGTGTTTG GCCGCTTCGAAGCCTCGGTCATCGAGGAGCGGCGGAAGGGGGCGGAGGACCTGCTTCGGTTCACAGTGCACATCCCTGCGCTCAACAACAGCCCCCAGCTCAAGGAGTTCTTCCGG GGTGGCGAGGTGGCACGGCCCTGTGAGGCGTCCAGGGACCTGCACATCCTGCCTCCGCCACTgatccccaccccgccccctgaCGAGCCCCGGCTGCCCCAGCCGCTCCCCGCCGAGAGGAGGGGCCTCGAGGAGTCGGAAGTGCCAG cttctccatctgtaaaatgggcacaaaCCCTTGAGGGACTTGGTGAGGGGCGGCtccctggcagagctgggccgcAGCTCAGCGCAGCTGTCCCTGTGCCCCGTGGTCTCTGCTCAGCAGACCCTGCGCCGTCCAGCCCCGCCCAGGAGGCCCTGGATCTCCTCTTCAGCTGTGGCAGCCCCCAGGAGACGTCGGGGACCCCCACCCGGGGCCCACTCACCGAGGCCGACCTCGCCCTCTTCGACCCCTTCTCCAAGGAAG GTGCAGGCTGCAGCCCCACCAGCGCAGGCGAGCTGGCAGCGACCGAGGCGGAGGCCACGCAGCCGCAGgaaccctgggagccaggagggcagcagggggaggaCCCGCAGGGAAAGCCCGTACCCGCCTACGTGAGCCAGGCCACGGAACTCATCGCCCAGGCCCTGCGGGACGAGAAGGCGGGCGCCTACCCGGCCGCGCTGCAGGGCTATCGGGACGGCGTGCACATCCTGCTGCAGGGGGTGCCTG GTGACCCATCCCCTGCCCGCCAGGAAGGTGTGAAGAGGAAGGCGGCTGAGTACCTGAAGCGGGCGGAGGAgatcctgcacctgcacctgacccagctcccgcCCTGA
- the SNX15 gene encoding sorting nexin-15 isoform X4 codes for MSRQAKDDFLRHYTVSDPRTHPKGYTEYKVTAQFISKKDPEDVKEVVVWKRYSDFRKLHGDLAYTHRNLFRRLEEFPAFPPAQVFGRFEASVIEERRKGAEDLLRFTVHIPALNNSPQLKEFFRGGEVARPCEASRDLHILPPPLIPTPPPDEPRLPQPLPAERRGLEESEVPASPSVKWAQTLEGLGEGRLPGRAGPQLSAAVPVPRGLCSADPAPSSPAQEALDLLFSCGSPQETSGTPTRGPLTEADLALFDPFSKEGAGCSPTSAGELAATEAEATQPQEPWEPGGQQGEDPQGKPVPAYVSQATELIAQALRDEKAGAYPAALQGYRDGVHILLQGVPGDPSPARQEGVKRKAAEYLKRAEEILHLHLTQLPP; via the exons ATGTCTCGCCAGGCGAAGGATGACTTCCTGCGGCACTACACAGTCTCCGACCCCAGGACCCACCCCAAGGGCTACACCGAGTACAAAGTAACAGCGCAG ttcatctCAAAGAAGGACCCTGAGGATGTGAAGGAG GTGGTCGTCTGGAAGCGGTACAGCGACTTCCGCAAGCTGCACGGAGACCTGGCCTACACCCACCGCAACCTCTTCCGCCGTCTCGAGGAGTTCCCCGCCTTCCCCCCGGCCCAGGTGTTTG GCCGCTTCGAAGCCTCGGTCATCGAGGAGCGGCGGAAGGGGGCGGAGGACCTGCTTCGGTTCACAGTGCACATCCCTGCGCTCAACAACAGCCCCCAGCTCAAGGAGTTCTTCCGG GGTGGCGAGGTGGCACGGCCCTGTGAGGCGTCCAGGGACCTGCACATCCTGCCTCCGCCACTgatccccaccccgccccctgaCGAGCCCCGGCTGCCCCAGCCGCTCCCCGCCGAGAGGAGGGGCCTCGAGGAGTCGGAAGTGCCAG cttctccatctgtaaaatgggcacaaaCCCTTGAGGGACTTGGTGAGGGGCGGCtccctggcagagctgggccgcAGCTCAGCGCAGCTGTCCCTGTGCCCCGTGGTCTCTGCTCAGCAGACCCTGCGCCGTCCAGCCCCGCCCAGGAGGCCCTGGATCTCCTCTTCAGCTGTGGCAGCCCCCAGGAGACGTCGGGGACCCCCACCCGGGGCCCACTCACCGAGGCCGACCTCGCCCTCTTCGACCCCTTCTCCAAGGAAG GTGCAGGCTGCAGCCCCACCAGCGCAGGCGAGCTGGCAGCGACCGAGGCGGAGGCCACGCAGCCGCAGgaaccctgggagccaggagggcagcagggggaggaCCCGCAGGGAAAGCCCGTACCCGCCTACGTGAGCCAGGCCACGGAACTCATCGCCCAGGCCCTGCGGGACGAGAAGGCGGGCGCCTACCCGGCCGCGCTGCAGGGCTATCGGGACGGCGTGCACATCCTGCTGCAGGGGGTGCCTG GTGACCCATCCCCTGCCCGCCAGGAAGGTGTGAAGAGGAAGGCGGCTGAGTACCTGAAGCGGGCGGAGGAgatcctgcacctgcacctgacccagctcccgcCCTGA
- the SNX15 gene encoding sorting nexin-15 isoform X5, with product MSRQAKDDFLRHYTVSDPRTHPKGYTEYKVTAQFISKKDPEDVKEVVVWKRYSDFRKLHGDLAYTHRNLFRRLEEFPAFPPAQVFGRFEASVIEERRKGAEDLLRFTVHIPALNNSPQLKEFFRGGEVARPCEASRDLHILPPPLIPTPPPDEPRLPQPLPAERRGLEESEVPADPAPSSPAQEALDLLFSCGSPQETSGTPTRGPLTEADLALFDPFSKEGAGCSPTSAGELAATEAEATQPQEPWEPGGQQGEDPQGKPVPAYVSQATELIAQALRDEKAGAYPAALQGYRDGVHILLQGVPGDPSPARQEGVKRKAAEYLKRAEEILHLHLTQLPP from the exons ATGTCTCGCCAGGCGAAGGATGACTTCCTGCGGCACTACACAGTCTCCGACCCCAGGACCCACCCCAAGGGCTACACCGAGTACAAAGTAACAGCGCAG ttcatctCAAAGAAGGACCCTGAGGATGTGAAGGAG GTGGTCGTCTGGAAGCGGTACAGCGACTTCCGCAAGCTGCACGGAGACCTGGCCTACACCCACCGCAACCTCTTCCGCCGTCTCGAGGAGTTCCCCGCCTTCCCCCCGGCCCAGGTGTTTG GCCGCTTCGAAGCCTCGGTCATCGAGGAGCGGCGGAAGGGGGCGGAGGACCTGCTTCGGTTCACAGTGCACATCCCTGCGCTCAACAACAGCCCCCAGCTCAAGGAGTTCTTCCGG GGTGGCGAGGTGGCACGGCCCTGTGAGGCGTCCAGGGACCTGCACATCCTGCCTCCGCCACTgatccccaccccgccccctgaCGAGCCCCGGCTGCCCCAGCCGCTCCCCGCCGAGAGGAGGGGCCTCGAGGAGTCGGAAGTGCCAG CAGACCCTGCGCCGTCCAGCCCCGCCCAGGAGGCCCTGGATCTCCTCTTCAGCTGTGGCAGCCCCCAGGAGACGTCGGGGACCCCCACCCGGGGCCCACTCACCGAGGCCGACCTCGCCCTCTTCGACCCCTTCTCCAAGGAAG GTGCAGGCTGCAGCCCCACCAGCGCAGGCGAGCTGGCAGCGACCGAGGCGGAGGCCACGCAGCCGCAGgaaccctgggagccaggagggcagcagggggaggaCCCGCAGGGAAAGCCCGTACCCGCCTACGTGAGCCAGGCCACGGAACTCATCGCCCAGGCCCTGCGGGACGAGAAGGCGGGCGCCTACCCGGCCGCGCTGCAGGGCTATCGGGACGGCGTGCACATCCTGCTGCAGGGGGTGCCTG GTGACCCATCCCCTGCCCGCCAGGAAGGTGTGAAGAGGAAGGCGGCTGAGTACCTGAAGCGGGCGGAGGAgatcctgcacctgcacctgacccagctcccgcCCTGA